The following are from one region of the Amylibacter sp. IMCC11727 genome:
- a CDS encoding sugar transferase, translated as MKRLFDFVSSFLGLLLLSPILIVLGVLIWLPDRGPVFYRQIRVGRNCKPFGMLKFRSMVRNADQIGGYQTHAGDPRITKIGRILRKTSLDELPQLINVLLGDMSLVGPRPDVPAQESLYSAQDWQKRHSVRPGITGLAQVTGRSSVDFETRLGYDLEYVETQSLMLDLKLLVKTVGVATKSF; from the coding sequence ATGAAGCGCCTGTTTGATTTTGTCTCGTCTTTTTTAGGTCTGTTGTTGCTCAGCCCTATACTTATCGTTTTGGGTGTTTTGATTTGGCTACCTGATCGGGGGCCCGTTTTTTATCGCCAAATCCGAGTTGGCCGAAATTGTAAACCTTTTGGTATGTTAAAGTTTCGTTCCATGGTTCGAAACGCAGATCAAATTGGCGGGTATCAAACCCATGCTGGCGATCCGCGGATTACCAAGATTGGGCGCATTTTGCGCAAAACCTCCCTTGATGAACTGCCGCAACTGATCAACGTTTTACTCGGTGACATGTCTCTGGTGGGTCCGCGCCCCGATGTGCCTGCTCAGGAAAGCTTGTATTCAGCGCAGGATTGGCAGAAACGCCATTCCGTTCGTCCAGGCATTACAGGTCTTGCACAGGTAACGGGCCGCTCTTCTGTCGATTTTGAAACGCGATTGGGTTATGATCTGGAATACGTTGAAACCCAATCTTTAATGTTGGATCTCAAGCTTTTGGTCAAAACCGTTGGAGTCGCGACCAAGAGTTTTTGA
- a CDS encoding lipid II flippase MurJ codes for MARSLLTASTMVSLMLLLSRVSGLVREQVIGARLGLSQEADAVLFLLTFPDILVGVLLSGGFGAALIPVLSQADKQARIVLLRRMVKWTLFCALVMVAILWVGQNVVVSLTVPTLDISAVPGLSTGYTLSLIAVLLAAVIGVASAYLNVTGYYSLPALSVLVFNGVIILYFGFGVAAFGMNLMMFGCVLVIANLLRFAVQMSRMTEVLSKVNVTASFPDGFVLRFAQGVFAFSLIVAMPMLFRSLYAAAGPGALAEFNYALRLFELPMGVLISVIPILFLPLLSRIGNSNDPAFKKTLLLALELALGLGMIAAVLLGLFALPIVTVLFGYGALAGDGVAGISQAVQIMMIGLPFQAMFQALAAGLNATNRTRFVLFITCGAFIGSVVIYLLLTLTGFDPKMAAMSGFVIFHIFAFVAAFGTTLGIGAVRILPKMLLPSVQIGVLAGLCAWLNPWLRDGAVRLWEVGAVTVLAVLLLFLIRPLIKQLATMRDTAQEE; via the coding sequence ATGGCGCGTTCTCTTTTGACTGCTTCCACTATGGTAAGCCTGATGCTCTTGCTTAGCCGTGTGTCTGGGCTGGTCCGCGAACAGGTGATTGGCGCACGTCTTGGACTCAGCCAAGAGGCAGACGCGGTTTTGTTTTTGCTGACGTTTCCCGACATTCTGGTTGGTGTTCTCCTGTCAGGTGGATTTGGTGCCGCGCTGATTCCAGTGTTGTCTCAGGCAGACAAACAAGCCCGCATTGTTCTGCTGCGGCGTATGGTGAAATGGACTCTTTTTTGCGCCTTAGTCATGGTCGCCATTTTGTGGGTCGGGCAAAATGTGGTGGTGTCTTTAACTGTCCCTACGCTTGATATCTCGGCGGTTCCGGGCCTGTCGACGGGGTATACGCTGTCATTGATCGCGGTGCTACTAGCGGCGGTGATCGGTGTGGCGTCCGCCTACTTGAATGTAACGGGATACTACTCTTTGCCAGCACTGTCCGTTTTGGTCTTTAACGGTGTGATCATTCTGTATTTCGGCTTTGGCGTTGCTGCGTTTGGCATGAACCTGATGATGTTTGGTTGCGTTCTCGTCATAGCAAACCTGTTGCGTTTTGCCGTGCAAATGAGCCGCATGACCGAGGTATTATCCAAGGTAAACGTGACCGCATCGTTTCCCGATGGTTTCGTTTTGCGTTTTGCCCAAGGGGTTTTTGCCTTTTCGCTGATCGTTGCGATGCCGATGTTGTTCCGCTCGCTCTATGCGGCTGCTGGACCTGGAGCACTGGCCGAATTTAACTATGCTTTGCGCTTGTTTGAATTGCCTATGGGCGTGCTGATTTCTGTCATTCCTATTTTGTTTTTGCCCCTGCTGTCGCGCATTGGGAATTCCAACGATCCAGCGTTCAAGAAGACACTTTTGCTGGCGCTTGAATTGGCATTGGGGCTCGGAATGATTGCGGCCGTGTTGTTGGGGCTGTTTGCCTTGCCGATTGTAACTGTCTTGTTTGGCTATGGTGCGCTTGCAGGGGATGGCGTAGCTGGAATTTCCCAAGCTGTGCAAATCATGATGATCGGCTTGCCGTTTCAAGCCATGTTCCAAGCACTCGCGGCGGGGTTAAACGCAACCAATCGCACACGCTTCGTTTTGTTTATTACCTGTGGCGCGTTCATCGGGTCCGTTGTGATCTACTTGCTGTTAACCTTAACAGGCTTTGACCCAAAAATGGCCGCGATGTCAGGTTTTGTCATCTTCCACATCTTTGCATTTGTGGCGGCATTTGGAACAACACTGGGGATTGGCGCGGTACGTATATTGCCAAAAATGCTATTACCTTCAGTTCAAATTGGCGTTTTGGCTGGTTTATGTGCATGGCTAAATCCATGGCTTCGGGATGGAGCCGTCCGTCTGTGGGAAGTCGGTGCAGTCACCGTATTGGCGGTTTTGCTGCTGTTCCTCATTCGACCTTTGATAAAACAACTTGCCACGATGCGGGATACAGCCCAAGAAGAATGA
- a CDS encoding glycine betaine/L-proline ABC transporter ATP-binding protein — MTNDAPVISCKNVWKLFGPSPENYLASMPEGKSFDEIRADGYIAGVKDVSIEVGRGEMLVIMGLSGSGKSTLVRCFSRLHDITGGTIEVEGQDIMSLSEKELIELRRNKMGMVFQSFGLLPHRTVLENVAFPLEMRGQDRHTRRERALEVIKLVGLEGREEYFPRELSGGQQQRVGIARSLAIEPDIWFLDEPFSALDPLIRREMQDEFLRLQDMLGKTIVFITHDFDEALRLADRIAIMKDGAVEQCDTPDQIVLNPATEYVRKFTEEIDKARVVHASVLAKADQKGTGDPVQASETVQDMARLLVADKRKVIPVAKGDEIIGGMNRQDALDILLGAS; from the coding sequence ATGACAAATGATGCACCCGTAATCTCATGTAAAAATGTGTGGAAACTGTTCGGCCCAAGTCCAGAAAACTATCTTGCGTCGATGCCAGAAGGTAAATCCTTCGATGAAATTCGTGCAGATGGTTACATCGCAGGCGTGAAAGACGTTTCTATTGAGGTTGGTCGTGGCGAAATGCTTGTGATCATGGGTTTGTCAGGGTCTGGTAAATCCACATTGGTCCGCTGCTTCTCTCGCTTGCACGACATCACAGGTGGCACCATCGAAGTCGAAGGTCAGGACATCATGTCCTTGTCCGAAAAAGAACTGATTGAGCTGCGCCGTAACAAAATGGGTATGGTGTTCCAATCCTTCGGTTTGCTACCGCACCGTACAGTTTTGGAAAATGTTGCTTTCCCGCTCGAAATGCGGGGCCAAGACCGTCACACGCGTCGCGAACGTGCGCTAGAGGTGATTAAACTCGTCGGTCTTGAAGGCCGTGAAGAATACTTCCCCCGCGAATTGTCTGGTGGCCAGCAACAACGTGTTGGCATCGCGCGGTCCTTGGCGATTGAGCCCGACATCTGGTTCTTGGACGAACCATTCTCGGCTCTTGATCCCCTTATCCGTCGTGAAATGCAGGACGAATTTTTGCGCCTGCAAGATATGCTTGGTAAGACCATTGTGTTCATTACGCACGACTTTGACGAAGCTCTGCGCCTTGCAGATCGCATCGCCATCATGAAAGACGGAGCGGTTGAACAATGTGATACACCTGATCAAATCGTTCTGAACCCTGCCACTGAATACGTGCGCAAGTTCACCGAGGAAATCGACAAGGCCCGCGTTGTCCATGCCAGCGTTCTGGCAAAAGCCGATCAAAAAGGGACAGGCGATCCCGTTCAAGCCAGCGAAACCGTACAAGATATGGCTCGACTGTTGGTTGCCGACAAACGCAAGGTTATCCCGGTTGCCAAAGGCGACGAGATTATCGGTGGCATGAATCGTCAAGACGCACTTGATATCCTGCTCGGGGCAAGCTGA
- a CDS encoding glycosyltransferase family 4 protein, which produces MDNLHVLAPNLKKRLSGVTATIARLVPVQAEKIGIKATGPGLPSDVPHISLLKVFLLPRKTLRVWHARRNVEILLGLVLKSVFRKNLKLLFTSASQREHSKYTKWLIQKTDAVVATSSKGAAYLDVPARVIHHGIDTTQFCPANKNAVRTELGLPTGRLIGCFGRVRHQKGTDVFVDAVIKAIQTHDDITGIILGRATEKHQSFEAGLRDKVAQAGLADRILFCGEVPVDQVYRWYQALDLFVAPQRWEGFGLTPLESMACGVPVLATNVGAFEELIVEGETGRVIPRDDLAAMSTALESILSEPLTDWGKAARDHVVANFALEREADQLIEIYQNLRKT; this is translated from the coding sequence ATGGATAATCTGCATGTTTTAGCCCCAAATTTAAAAAAGCGTCTGTCAGGTGTGACCGCTACGATTGCGCGCTTGGTTCCTGTGCAGGCAGAAAAGATCGGGATCAAAGCAACGGGCCCTGGGCTTCCATCAGACGTTCCACATATTTCGCTGTTGAAGGTGTTTCTTTTGCCGCGCAAAACTTTGCGGGTTTGGCATGCACGGCGGAATGTGGAAATCTTGCTTGGGTTGGTTCTGAAATCTGTGTTCCGAAAAAACCTGAAACTGTTGTTCACATCTGCATCGCAGCGCGAGCATTCAAAATATACAAAGTGGTTGATTCAGAAAACTGACGCTGTGGTCGCCACTTCGTCAAAGGGGGCCGCGTATTTGGATGTGCCTGCGCGCGTCATTCATCATGGGATCGACACAACGCAATTTTGCCCCGCAAACAAAAACGCGGTTCGCACAGAATTGGGTTTGCCGACGGGCCGATTGATCGGGTGTTTCGGTCGCGTGCGCCATCAAAAGGGCACCGATGTTTTCGTGGATGCAGTGATCAAAGCCATCCAAACGCACGACGACATCACCGGCATTATTTTGGGCCGTGCAACGGAAAAACATCAGTCCTTCGAAGCCGGCCTGAGAGACAAAGTCGCCCAAGCGGGATTGGCAGATCGTATTCTGTTTTGTGGCGAAGTGCCCGTTGATCAGGTGTACCGTTGGTATCAGGCGCTTGATCTGTTTGTGGCACCACAAAGATGGGAAGGATTTGGCCTTACACCTTTGGAATCAATGGCCTGTGGCGTTCCTGTGCTCGCAACCAATGTTGGCGCGTTTGAAGAACTGATCGTCGAAGGCGAAACAGGCCGTGTCATCCCCAGAGATGATTTGGCGGCCATGTCCACAGCACTGGAGTCCATCCTGTCTGAACCGCTCACCGATTGGGGCAAAGCGGCGCGAGATCACGTTGTTGCAAATTTTGCACTGGAACGCGAAGCAGACCAATTGATTGAAATTTATCAAAATTTGCGTAAAACGTAG
- a CDS encoding helix-turn-helix domain-containing protein: MNIEKLSMEHAIKLTQDPHRTREGDREKVLEVAIGREVRAFRRQQEITVAELSHLTGLSVGMLSKIENGNTSPSLTTLQTLANALSVPLTSFFHRFEENREAVHTKAGEGVEIERAGTRANHQYQLLGHIGSNASGVIVEPYLITLNDQSDVFPTFQHGGIETIYILEGEVDYRHGDDVHSLRPGDTLFFDADAPHGPEKLVKLPARYLSIISYPQNT; the protein is encoded by the coding sequence ATGAATATTGAAAAATTGAGCATGGAACACGCAATAAAGCTGACTCAAGACCCACATCGCACGCGCGAAGGTGATCGCGAAAAAGTTTTAGAAGTGGCCATTGGCCGCGAAGTTCGTGCCTTTCGCCGCCAACAAGAAATTACCGTTGCGGAGCTTTCTCATCTGACAGGATTGTCTGTTGGTATGCTTTCAAAGATCGAAAACGGAAATACATCACCGTCTTTGACCACATTACAAACACTGGCCAACGCCTTGAGCGTGCCTTTGACCAGCTTTTTCCACCGCTTTGAAGAAAACCGTGAAGCCGTTCACACCAAAGCAGGGGAAGGGGTCGAAATCGAGCGTGCTGGAACGCGCGCCAATCATCAATACCAATTGCTGGGCCATATCGGATCAAACGCATCAGGCGTGATCGTCGAACCCTATTTGATTACACTGAATGACCAATCGGACGTGTTTCCTACATTCCAGCATGGCGGTATCGAAACCATTTACATTCTGGAAGGTGAAGTTGATTACCGTCACGGGGATGATGTGCATTCATTGCGCCCTGGGGACACGCTTTTCTTTGATGCAGATGCGCCGCATGGGCCAGAGAAGTTGGTCAAATTGCCAGCGCGATACCTGTCGATCATTTCGTACCCACAGAACACATAA
- a CDS encoding nucleoside-diphosphate sugar epimerase/dehydratase, with protein MTSLHFSNYLVNLTRKNKAILTATADSVLIVVSVYVAIALRLSTLELGEYWVGGFRSILLLIPIGLLFSIFLSVPWISTRAFNLHGIWRTAVFAGGLGLFFFVFNIFGQWWVPRSSPLIFIPVFLVGMVMVRIVSGMLLERAQPFATSQERILIYGAGAAGRQLADALQGFSGARAVAFVDDNPSLRGVLIGALRIYGPHEIDRLMKTRGITQVILAMPSARRVVKNEILLKLQPYGVELKTLPHFVDFIGGASLPAQLKTVKPDDLLGRAPQALDMPEISDAYANKSVMITGAGGSIGSELVWQLANVPAKTIVLYEHSETALYQVERRLLESGLAVKVVSVLASVLDQSVLERAMKEHEVDVVLHVAAYKHVPLVESNEIMGARNNALGTYTVAKACADMGVPRFILISTDKAVRPTNVMGATKRFAEMLIQDLQTRNPNTVFSMVRFGNVLGSSGSVIPLFREQIANGGPITVTHPEVTRFFMTISEAARLVLLAGTFSNGGEVFVLDMGQPMKITDLARNMIVVSGLKEKTEQQPDGDIEIVFVGLRPGEKLYEELLIEPNQIATPHPKIMCAQEKFLSPKDTAAAKAKLEAAIEKGDSNALRDLFKEVVDGYPEGHIS; from the coding sequence GTGACTTCTTTGCACTTTTCAAATTATCTTGTGAACCTCACCAGAAAGAACAAGGCAATCCTGACCGCAACCGCGGATTCAGTTTTGATTGTTGTGTCTGTTTATGTTGCGATTGCTCTACGTCTTTCGACCTTGGAGCTTGGCGAATATTGGGTTGGTGGCTTTCGATCCATCCTATTGCTTATTCCGATTGGTTTGCTGTTTTCGATTTTCTTGTCCGTCCCGTGGATTTCAACCCGCGCGTTTAACTTACATGGTATTTGGCGAACTGCTGTGTTTGCAGGTGGACTCGGGTTGTTTTTCTTTGTCTTCAACATCTTTGGTCAGTGGTGGGTACCGCGTTCATCACCCCTGATCTTTATCCCTGTGTTTTTGGTTGGAATGGTCATGGTGCGCATTGTGTCAGGCATGTTGCTTGAACGGGCACAGCCCTTTGCCACAAGCCAAGAGCGCATCCTAATCTATGGCGCAGGCGCGGCAGGGCGCCAATTGGCGGACGCGTTGCAAGGGTTTTCAGGCGCGCGCGCTGTTGCCTTCGTTGATGACAACCCATCTTTGCGCGGCGTGTTAATTGGTGCGTTACGCATATACGGCCCCCATGAAATTGACCGTTTGATGAAAACCCGTGGCATCACACAAGTCATCCTGGCTATGCCGTCAGCACGCCGCGTTGTTAAAAATGAAATTTTGCTAAAGCTGCAACCTTATGGCGTAGAACTGAAAACGCTCCCCCATTTTGTTGATTTCATTGGCGGGGCATCTTTGCCGGCCCAGCTGAAAACGGTAAAACCCGATGATCTGCTGGGTCGTGCGCCTCAAGCATTGGATATGCCCGAAATTTCCGATGCCTATGCCAACAAATCCGTCATGATTACTGGTGCTGGTGGATCCATTGGATCAGAACTGGTTTGGCAATTGGCCAATGTACCCGCCAAAACCATCGTTCTGTACGAGCATTCAGAAACAGCACTTTACCAAGTGGAGCGACGGTTACTTGAATCCGGATTGGCCGTAAAAGTTGTTTCCGTTCTGGCGTCGGTACTGGATCAATCCGTGCTGGAACGTGCCATGAAAGAGCATGAGGTTGATGTGGTTCTGCACGTCGCAGCCTATAAACATGTGCCGTTAGTTGAAAGCAACGAAATCATGGGCGCGCGTAACAATGCGCTTGGCACCTATACGGTTGCAAAGGCCTGCGCCGATATGGGCGTTCCGCGTTTCATCCTCATTTCAACGGACAAAGCCGTGCGTCCTACAAACGTGATGGGCGCAACCAAACGATTTGCGGAAATGCTGATCCAAGATTTGCAAACACGCAATCCCAACACTGTGTTTTCGATGGTTCGGTTTGGGAATGTGCTGGGATCATCGGGATCGGTCATCCCGTTGTTTCGCGAACAAATTGCCAACGGCGGCCCAATTACCGTGACACACCCCGAAGTTACGCGTTTCTTTATGACCATTTCCGAGGCCGCCCGACTTGTCCTGTTGGCAGGCACGTTTTCAAATGGCGGAGAAGTGTTTGTTCTGGATATGGGCCAGCCGATGAAGATCACCGATTTGGCACGTAATATGATCGTGGTCAGCGGTCTAAAGGAAAAAACTGAACAGCAACCAGACGGGGATATCGAAATTGTTTTCGTGGGCCTTCGCCCTGGGGAAAAGCTCTACGAAGAGCTTTTGATTGAACCTAACCAAATCGCGACACCTCATCCGAAAATCATGTGCGCCCAAGAAAAATTTCTATCGCCCAAAGACACTGCTGCTGCCAAAGCAAAACTGGAAGCCGCCATCGAAAAGGGCGATTCAAATGCGCTGCGCGACCTGTTTAAAGAGGTCGTTGATGGATACCCAGAAGGACATATTTCATGA
- a CDS encoding ABC transporter substrate-binding protein: protein MKKFTTALTAGVLAAMPFTAMAEDSSDPIIIPIHNWSSQIVMSNVVGQMLEGMGNNVEYVTTDSQAVYESVRLGDVTFELEVWEGAFGASFRAALEKGGLHDAGDHNAVTREDWWYPMWTKESCPGLPSWEALNDCAKVFATAETGDKGRYLDGPVDWLKHGKERVEALDMDFVVVNAGSAAALWAEIGAAEAEKKPVVVFNWTPNFAEAVWPGEFVEFPEWVDGCDKDPSVGPNPNALYDCGNPAKGYLKKAAWDGMKDKWPAAYETLTKISFTNPQIAEMAKLVDTDEMEPEEAATAWLEANKDVWMPWTQ, encoded by the coding sequence ATGAAGAAATTCACAACAGCTTTGACAGCCGGTGTGTTGGCAGCAATGCCATTCACAGCAATGGCAGAAGACAGCAGCGATCCGATTATCATTCCGATCCACAACTGGTCTTCACAAATTGTGATGTCCAACGTGGTTGGCCAAATGCTCGAAGGCATGGGCAACAACGTTGAGTACGTTACAACAGACAGCCAAGCAGTTTATGAATCAGTTCGTCTCGGCGACGTGACATTTGAACTGGAAGTATGGGAAGGCGCTTTCGGCGCATCTTTCCGCGCTGCTTTGGAAAAGGGCGGTCTGCATGACGCTGGTGACCACAATGCGGTTACTCGCGAAGACTGGTGGTACCCAATGTGGACCAAAGAATCATGCCCAGGCCTGCCTTCATGGGAAGCACTGAACGATTGCGCAAAAGTGTTCGCGACAGCTGAAACAGGCGACAAAGGTCGTTACTTGGACGGTCCAGTTGACTGGTTGAAGCACGGTAAAGAGCGTGTTGAAGCACTCGACATGGACTTCGTTGTTGTGAACGCGGGTTCCGCAGCTGCGCTTTGGGCTGAAATCGGCGCAGCCGAAGCCGAAAAGAAACCAGTTGTAGTGTTCAACTGGACACCAAACTTTGCTGAAGCTGTATGGCCAGGTGAATTCGTTGAATTCCCAGAGTGGGTAGACGGCTGTGACAAAGACCCATCCGTTGGTCCAAACCCGAACGCGCTTTACGACTGTGGTAACCCTGCTAAAGGCTACCTGAAGAAAGCAGCTTGGGACGGCATGAAAGACAAATGGCCAGCAGCTTACGAAACGCTGACCAAAATCTCTTTCACCAACCCACAGATCGCTGAAATGGCTAAACTCGTTGACACAGACGAGATGGAGCCAGAAGAAGCAGCGACAGCTTGGCTGGAAGCAAACAAAGACGTTTGGATGCCTTGGACACAATAA
- a CDS encoding ABC transporter permease subunit — protein sequence MLLCIFAVLLTLLQWFGLLPESLHRLPESLVPPLAPILDAIFNFIKDDLHLIDVTRWLTGGLQWIIDASSNLLFGKRRWPNIGPIPWTAIAAVAGIVGYYLGGWRLAFLGAGTFVWTALIGQWKIAMETMSVLVVAVPVAFFVGLLLGIWAWKSRTVEAALSPILSILQTIPFFTYLLPAVIFFKVGPTAGAVATTVYAIPPMVLMTTLGLKKVSPEVIEAGKMSGCTRWQMMRHVYIPSARTEILVGVNQVIMLSLAMVVLTAFIGMPGLGAKLLAMMGSFKLGRSVEIGITIVLLAVMLDRLTKAWVAKQPVHFERGTSWFVRHKFLVGSVLAFVGCILLAQVWDIASEIGRKQHFSQGKALDAYVKQDLLQTPALKSVTETLRWFMNIYVLIPFRNLLLSIPMPAFVAFVVAFAWYMAGRKQALIALAFFSWVALSGWWDRSVITISYVLTSTFAAAIIAIPLAVWGAGPPAQRINFSNGINMNVVVGLISLIFRRSVIFMASLIVAGTLRYMLWKLGVFGGEEVSPVLYSVVFWIIFAISFYIIWRYVGQMLRDVFLLLAADTAQTFPSFVYLLPAIMLFSITPIAVLFAIMVFAMVPLIRYTIEGLRNVQSEMTESADMSGATRMQKLWSVQFPLALPTMAVGFNQALMFAFFMTMIAAYIGTVDLGQELQRTLAGADMGKNFVLGLNVAFMALTFDLVIMKWASDKKKLLGLD from the coding sequence ATGTTGCTGTGCATTTTCGCGGTGTTGCTAACCTTGTTGCAGTGGTTTGGGTTGCTTCCCGAAAGCCTGCATCGTTTACCAGAAAGCTTGGTTCCGCCGCTCGCGCCAATTTTGGATGCTATCTTTAATTTCATCAAAGATGACTTGCACCTGATTGATGTCACTCGTTGGCTGACAGGCGGATTGCAATGGATCATCGACGCCAGCTCCAACCTTTTGTTTGGGAAACGTCGCTGGCCAAACATCGGGCCAATCCCATGGACCGCAATTGCGGCCGTTGCTGGGATTGTTGGATACTATCTTGGCGGCTGGCGTTTGGCGTTTTTGGGCGCAGGTACGTTTGTTTGGACGGCACTGATTGGCCAGTGGAAAATCGCTATGGAGACAATGTCGGTCCTCGTCGTTGCGGTTCCTGTCGCGTTTTTCGTTGGTTTGTTGCTTGGAATCTGGGCTTGGAAAAGCCGCACCGTCGAAGCGGCGCTTTCGCCGATCCTTTCGATTCTGCAAACCATCCCGTTCTTCACCTATCTTTTGCCAGCGGTCATCTTCTTTAAGGTTGGCCCTACGGCGGGTGCGGTTGCGACAACGGTTTATGCTATTCCGCCGATGGTTCTTATGACCACGCTTGGTTTGAAAAAGGTCAGCCCCGAAGTGATCGAGGCTGGTAAAATGTCTGGCTGTACCCGCTGGCAGATGATGCGCCACGTGTATATTCCATCTGCACGGACTGAAATCCTTGTGGGTGTGAACCAAGTTATCATGCTCAGCCTTGCGATGGTTGTTTTGACAGCCTTTATCGGCATGCCAGGGTTGGGGGCTAAACTGCTTGCGATGATGGGCAGCTTCAAACTGGGCCGTAGTGTGGAAATTGGTATCACCATCGTTCTGCTCGCGGTTATGCTCGACCGCTTGACCAAAGCATGGGTGGCGAAACAGCCTGTGCATTTCGAACGTGGCACCAGCTGGTTTGTCCGCCACAAGTTTCTGGTTGGTTCGGTTTTGGCATTTGTTGGCTGTATTTTGCTGGCACAGGTTTGGGACATCGCGTCCGAGATTGGTCGGAAACAACACTTTAGCCAAGGCAAGGCACTCGACGCATATGTAAAGCAAGATCTCTTGCAAACGCCTGCCCTAAAGTCAGTGACTGAGACGTTGCGGTGGTTCATGAACATCTATGTTCTGATCCCGTTCCGAAACCTCCTTCTGTCCATTCCAATGCCCGCATTCGTGGCCTTTGTTGTTGCTTTTGCGTGGTACATGGCGGGCCGTAAACAGGCCTTGATTGCTTTGGCATTCTTCAGCTGGGTGGCACTCTCTGGTTGGTGGGATCGTTCCGTTATCACGATCTCTTACGTTCTAACCTCTACATTTGCTGCGGCCATTATTGCCATTCCTTTGGCAGTTTGGGGCGCAGGTCCGCCTGCGCAGCGCATTAACTTCTCCAACGGGATTAACATGAACGTTGTGGTCGGTTTGATCAGCTTGATCTTCCGTCGTTCGGTCATCTTTATGGCGTCGCTAATCGTTGCTGGGACCTTGCGGTACATGCTGTGGAAGCTTGGCGTGTTTGGCGGGGAAGAGGTGTCTCCTGTCCTGTACAGCGTTGTCTTCTGGATCATCTTCGCCATCAGCTTTTACATTATCTGGCGTTATGTCGGGCAAATGTTGCGCGATGTGTTCCTGTTGCTGGCTGCTGACACGGCGCAAACGTTCCCGAGCTTTGTGTACCTGTTGCCTGCCATTATGTTGTTCAGCATCACGCCAATTGCGGTTCTGTTCGCGATTATGGTGTTCGCGATGGTTCCGCTGATCCGATATACCATCGAAGGCCTGCGCAACGTTCAAAGCGAAATGACAGAATCCGCTGACATGTCTGGTGCAACCCGTATGCAGAAACTGTGGTCTGTTCAGTTCCCCTTGGCACTGCCAACCATGGCTGTTGGGTTTAACCAAGCCCTAATGTTTGCCTTCTTTATGACGATGATCGCCGCCTATATCGGGACCGTCGATCTGGGTCAGGAATTGCAACGCACCTTGGCTGGTGCGGACATGGGCAAAAACTTCGTGCTCGGTCTGAATGTGGCCTTTATGGCGCTGACCTTTGATTTGGTGATCATGAAATGGGCGTCAGACAAGAAAAAGCTTTTGGGACTGGATTAA